One part of the Dunckerocampus dactyliophorus isolate RoL2022-P2 chromosome 11, RoL_Ddac_1.1, whole genome shotgun sequence genome encodes these proteins:
- the spry1 gene encoding protein sprouty homolog 1 encodes MELQSQHGPGGSLVVIQQPSLESRRRSDYEREFQHAAILSLDQIKAIRSSNEYTEGPSVVRRPPVPRMPSRPHEKQERTHEVILVNVNNNYEHRAPGHHHHVGVVGGQHNGGSRVPGLSRSTSTGSAASSGSNSSASSEQGLLARSPPTRLSSERPVRTQPKPKGLAQPQLGPNFPQAPVKGKPDLSSPAKGAPVSPASGHQFICERCAKCKCGECTAPRTLPSCLACNGQCLCSAESALEHGTCMCLVKGIFYHCSNDDEGDSCADHPCSLSHSHCCSRFLCMGLMSVLFPCLLCYPPVKGCLKACQGCYDRVNRPGCRCKNSNTVYCKLESWAPQNQEKPS; translated from the coding sequence ATGGAGCTCCAAAGTCAACATGGCCCCGGCGGTTCATTAGTGGTGATCCAGCAGCCTTCCCTGGAGAGCCGCCGGAGGTCGGATTACGAGCGGGAGTTCCAGCATGCCGCCATCCTCTCCCTGGACCAAATCAAGGCCATCCGCTCCAGCAACGAGTACACGGAGGGGCCCTCGGTGGTGCGGCGGCCCCCGGTGCCCCGCATGCCCTCCAGGCCCCACGAGAAGCAGGAGAGGACTCACGAGGTCATCCTGGTCAATGTGAACAACAACTATGAGCACCGGGCACCTGGGCACCACCACCATGTCGGGGTGGTGGGGGGACAGCATAACGGCGGGTCCCGGGTGCCGGGCCTCAGCCGCTCCACAAGCACGGGAAGCGCTGCCAGTTCAGGGAGCAACAGCAGCGCCTCCTCCGAGCAGGGACTCTTGGCACGCTCGCCACCCACCAGACTGAGCTCGGAGCGGCCCGTGCGGACTCAACCCAAGCCCAAGGGGCTCGCCCAGCCCCAGCTAGGCCCCAATTTCCCCCAGGCTCCTGTCAAAGGGAAACCGGACTTGTCCAGCCCCGCCAAGGGAGCCCCGGTGTCGCCTGCCTCCGGGCACCAGTTCATCTGCGAGCGCTGCGCCAAGTGCAAGTGCGGAGAGTGCACGGCGCCCAGGACCCTGCCATCGTGCCTGGCGTGCAACGGCCAGTGCCTTTGCTCGGCGGAGAGCGCGCTGGAGCACGGCACCTGCATGTGCCTGGTCAAGGGCATCTTCTACCACTGCTCCAACGACGACGAGGGGGACTCGTGCGCCGACCACCCCTGCTCGCTGTCGCACTCGCACTGCTGCTCGCGCTTCCTGTGCATGGGATTAATGTCGGTACTCTTCCCCTGCCTGCTGTGCTACCCGCCCGTCAAGGGCTGCCTGAAGGCATGCCAGGGCTGCTACGACCGGGTCAACCGGCCCGGGTGCCGCTGCAAGAACTCCAACACTGTGTATTGCAAACTGGAGAGCTGGGCCCCGCAGAACCAGGAGAAGCCCTCCTGA